Proteins from a single region of Syngnathus typhle isolate RoL2023-S1 ecotype Sweden linkage group LG10, RoL_Styp_1.0, whole genome shotgun sequence:
- the hace1 gene encoding E3 ubiquitin-protein ligase HACE1 isoform X2, giving the protein MMERAMEQLNVQLNRLTRSLRRARTVELPEDNETAVYTLMPMVMADQHRSVSELLLNSKFDVNYAFGRVKRSLLHIAANCGSVECLVLLLKRGANPNYQDISGCTPLHLAARNGQKKCMGKLLEYNADVNICNNEGLTAIHWLAVNGRTELLYDLVQHVSNVDVEDAMGQTALHVACQNGHKTTVLCLLDSGANINRPNVSGATPLYFACSHGQRDTAQILLSRGAKYLADKNGVTPLDLCVQGGYGETCEILIQHHSRLFQILIQMTQNDDIKENMLRQVLEHVSQQSDSNYQRILTSLAEVATTNGHKLLSLSSSYDAQMKSLLRIVRIFCHVFRLGPSSPNNGNDMGYNGNKTPRSQVFKPLELLWHSLDEWLVLISTELDRNRNPSCTSSNSEIASLLLKQREVDHSSTTPKHPASLDSQIVMETEVYADGEDVISMTANRLSAVIQAFYMCCSCQMPQGMTSPHFIEFVCKHDEVLKCFVNRNPKIIFNHFHFLLECPELMSRFMHIIKGQPFKDRCEWFYEHLLAGQPDSDMVHRPVNESDILLIHRDSIFRSSCEMVSKSTNEKLKQGIAVRFHGEEGMGQGVVREWFDVLSNEIINPDYALFTQSADGTTFQPNSNSSVNPDHLNYFQFAGQILGLALYHRQLVNIYFTRSFYKHILGIPVNYQDVSSIDPEYAKNLQWILDNDISDLGLELTFSVETDVFGAMEEVPLKPGGTSIVVTQDNKAEYVQLVTELRMTRAIQPQINAFLQGFHTFIPVSLIQLFDEYELELLLSGMPEIDVQDWYRNTEYTSGYDPQEPVIQWFWEVVQGLTQEERVLMLQFVTGSSRVPHGGFAYLMGGSGLQKFTIAAVPYTSNLLPTSSTCINMLKLPEYPSQEILRDRLLVALHCGSYGYTMA; this is encoded by the exons ATGATGGAACGGGCGATGGAGCAGCTTAACGTACAGCTCAACCGACTAACCCGCTCCCTCCGCCGGGCCAGGACTGTGGAACTCCCCGAAG ACAATGAAACTGCAGTGTACACACTAATGCCAATGGTTATGGCTGACCAACACAG ATCAGTGTCAGAGTTGCTACTGAACTCCAAGTTTGACGTAAACTATGCCTTTGGACGTGTGAAGAGAAGTCTGCTTCACATTGCTGCCAA CTGTGGATCCGTGGAGTGTCTTGTTCTGCTGCTGAAGCGAGGTGCCAACCCAAACTACCAGGACATCTCAGGTTGTACCCCACTGCATCTTGCTGCAAGGAATGG CCAGAAGAAATGTATGGGCAAACTACTGGAATATAACGCTGATGTCAATATCTGCAACAATGAGGGATTGACTGCT ATCCACTGGTTGGCCGTGAACGGTCGCACTGAGCTCCTTTACGATCTTGTCCAGCATGTGTCCAACGTGGACGTTGAAGATGCCATGGGGCAAACTGCCTTGCATGTAGCCTGTCAGAATGGACACAAAACT ACCGTGTTGTGCCTCCTGGACAGCGGGGCTAACATCAACCGACCAAATGTCTCAGGGGCCACACCGCTTTACTTTGCCTGCAG CCATGGCCAAAGAGACACGGCACAGATCCTGCTTTCTCGTGGAGCCAAATACCTTGCTGACAAGAATGGGGTCACTCCTCTCGATCTCTGCGTGCAG ggAGGATATGGCGAGACCTGCGAAATCCTCATTCAGCATCATAGCAGACTCTTCCAGATACTCATTCAGATGACACAGAATGATGACATAAAAGAGAACATG ctCAGGCAGGTTTTGGAGCATGTTTCTCAGCAGAGTGACAGTAATTATCAGAGAATCTTGACAAGTCTGGCTGAAGTTGCCACCACTAATGGACATAAACTGCTGAG CTTATCCAGCAGCTACGATGCCCAGATGAAGAGTCTATTGAGGATTGTTCGCATTTTCTGCCACGTATTCCGCCTTGGTCCTTCGTCACCCAACAATGGCAATGATATGGGCTACAATGGCAACAAGACTCCCCGTAGCCAGGTCTTTAAG CCCTTGGAGCTGCTTTGGCACTCTCTGGACGAGTGGCTCGTATTGATCTCCACTGAACTAGACAGAAACAGGAACCCCTCGTGCACCTCTTCCAACAGCGAGATAGCCTCCCTGCTTCTCAAACAGCGGGAAGTCGATCATTCAAGCACCACACCAAAGCACCCCGCCTCCCTGGACTCTCAGATTGTCATGGAAACAGAAGTGTATGCTGATGGGGAAGACGTTATCTCCATGACAGCCAATCGGCTCAGTGCTGTGATCCAGGCCTTCTACATGTGCTGCTCTTGCCAGATGCCACAAGG AATGACATCCCCTCACTTCATTGAGTTTGTCTGCAAGCACGATGAGGTGCTGAAGTGCTTTGTAAACAG GAATCCAAAGATAATCTTTAACCACTTTCACTTCCTGCTGGAATGTCCAGAGCTGATGTCGCGTTTTATGCATATCATTAAGGGCCAG CCCTTCAAGGATCGCTGTGAGTGGTTTTACGAGCACCTTCTGGCCGGACAGCCAGACTCAGACATGGTTCATCGACCAGTTAATGAGAGTGACATCCTGCTCATCCATCGAg ACTCAATATTTCGGAGCAGCTGCGAGATGGTTTCAAAGTCCACGAATGAGAAACTGAAGCAAGGGATTGCTGTTCGCTTTCATGGCGAGGAAGGGATG GGTCAGGGTGTTGTCCGGGAATGGTTTGACGTTCTGTCCAATGAGATCATCAATCCAGACTACGCTCTTTTTACTCAGTCAGCTGATG GGACCACGTTCCAGCCCAACAGCAACTCCTCTGTAAACCCAGACCACCTGAACTACTTCCAATTTGCAGGCCAGATCTTGGGTTTGGCTCTGTATCACAGGCAGCTGGTTAATATCTATTTCACCCGCTCCTTCTACAAACACATCCTGG GAATCCCAGTGAATTACCAGGATGTCTCATCCATTGATCCAGAGTATGCGAAGAACCTGCAGTGGATTTTAGACAATGACATTAGCGATCTGGGTCTGGAACTCACCTTTTCTGTGGAAACAGATGTGTTCGGTGCCATGGAGGAAGTTCCGCTCAAACCAGGAGGCACAAGCATTGTTGTGACTCAGGACAATAAG GCAGAGTATGTCCAGCTGGTGACTGAGCTGAGAATGACAAGGGCCATCCAGCCTCAGATAAATGCCTTCTTGCAAGGATTCCACACTTTCATCCCAGTCTCGCTCATTCAGCTTTTTGATGAATACGAATTG GAGCTCCTCCTGTCAGGGATGCCAGAGATTGATGTGCAGGATTGGTACAGAAACACTGAGTACACCAGTGGCTACGACCCTCAGGAGCCAGTCATCCAG TGGTTTTGGGAAGTGGTGCAGGGTCTCACCCAGGAGGAACGAGTTCTGATGCTTCAGTTTGTCACTGGAAG TTCCAGGGTTCCTCATGGTGGCTTTGCCTATTTGATGGGAGGGAGCGGTTTACAGAAGTTCACTATTGCTGCCGTGCCATACACCTCCAACCTTCTGCCTACCTCCAGTACTTG TATCAACATGCTGAAGCTGCCAGAATACCCCAGCCAGGAAATTCTGAGAGACCGCCTCCTGGTAGCGTTGCATTGTGGGAGCTACGGGTATACCATGGCATAA
- the hace1 gene encoding E3 ubiquitin-protein ligase HACE1 isoform X1: protein MMERAMEQLNVQLNRLTRSLRRARTVELPEDNETAVYTLMPMVMADQHRSVSELLLNSKFDVNYAFGRVKRSLLHIAANCGSVECLVLLLKRGANPNYQDISGCTPLHLAARNGQKKCMGKLLEYNADVNICNNEGLTAIHWLAVNGRTELLYDLVQHVSNVDVEDAMGQTALHVACQNGHKTTVLCLLDSGANINRPNVSGATPLYFACSHGQRDTAQILLSRGAKYLADKNGVTPLDLCVQGGYGETCEILIQHHSRLFQILIQMTQNDDIKENMLRQVLEHVSQQSDSNYQRILTSLAEVATTNGHKLLSLSSSYDAQMKSLLRIVRIFCHVFRLGPSSPNNGNDMGYNGNKTPRSQVFKMRMRQGDAVPKDTWTASAVLDPLELLWHSLDEWLVLISTELDRNRNPSCTSSNSEIASLLLKQREVDHSSTTPKHPASLDSQIVMETEVYADGEDVISMTANRLSAVIQAFYMCCSCQMPQGMTSPHFIEFVCKHDEVLKCFVNRNPKIIFNHFHFLLECPELMSRFMHIIKGQPFKDRCEWFYEHLLAGQPDSDMVHRPVNESDILLIHRDSIFRSSCEMVSKSTNEKLKQGIAVRFHGEEGMGQGVVREWFDVLSNEIINPDYALFTQSADGTTFQPNSNSSVNPDHLNYFQFAGQILGLALYHRQLVNIYFTRSFYKHILGIPVNYQDVSSIDPEYAKNLQWILDNDISDLGLELTFSVETDVFGAMEEVPLKPGGTSIVVTQDNKAEYVQLVTELRMTRAIQPQINAFLQGFHTFIPVSLIQLFDEYELELLLSGMPEIDVQDWYRNTEYTSGYDPQEPVIQWFWEVVQGLTQEERVLMLQFVTGSSRVPHGGFAYLMGGSGLQKFTIAAVPYTSNLLPTSSTCINMLKLPEYPSQEILRDRLLVALHCGSYGYTMA, encoded by the exons ATGATGGAACGGGCGATGGAGCAGCTTAACGTACAGCTCAACCGACTAACCCGCTCCCTCCGCCGGGCCAGGACTGTGGAACTCCCCGAAG ACAATGAAACTGCAGTGTACACACTAATGCCAATGGTTATGGCTGACCAACACAG ATCAGTGTCAGAGTTGCTACTGAACTCCAAGTTTGACGTAAACTATGCCTTTGGACGTGTGAAGAGAAGTCTGCTTCACATTGCTGCCAA CTGTGGATCCGTGGAGTGTCTTGTTCTGCTGCTGAAGCGAGGTGCCAACCCAAACTACCAGGACATCTCAGGTTGTACCCCACTGCATCTTGCTGCAAGGAATGG CCAGAAGAAATGTATGGGCAAACTACTGGAATATAACGCTGATGTCAATATCTGCAACAATGAGGGATTGACTGCT ATCCACTGGTTGGCCGTGAACGGTCGCACTGAGCTCCTTTACGATCTTGTCCAGCATGTGTCCAACGTGGACGTTGAAGATGCCATGGGGCAAACTGCCTTGCATGTAGCCTGTCAGAATGGACACAAAACT ACCGTGTTGTGCCTCCTGGACAGCGGGGCTAACATCAACCGACCAAATGTCTCAGGGGCCACACCGCTTTACTTTGCCTGCAG CCATGGCCAAAGAGACACGGCACAGATCCTGCTTTCTCGTGGAGCCAAATACCTTGCTGACAAGAATGGGGTCACTCCTCTCGATCTCTGCGTGCAG ggAGGATATGGCGAGACCTGCGAAATCCTCATTCAGCATCATAGCAGACTCTTCCAGATACTCATTCAGATGACACAGAATGATGACATAAAAGAGAACATG ctCAGGCAGGTTTTGGAGCATGTTTCTCAGCAGAGTGACAGTAATTATCAGAGAATCTTGACAAGTCTGGCTGAAGTTGCCACCACTAATGGACATAAACTGCTGAG CTTATCCAGCAGCTACGATGCCCAGATGAAGAGTCTATTGAGGATTGTTCGCATTTTCTGCCACGTATTCCGCCTTGGTCCTTCGTCACCCAACAATGGCAATGATATGGGCTACAATGGCAACAAGACTCCCCGTAGCCAGGTCTTTAAG ATGCGTATGAGACAAGGGGATGCTGTTCCAAAAGACACTTGGACAGCTTCTGCTGTATTAGAT CCCTTGGAGCTGCTTTGGCACTCTCTGGACGAGTGGCTCGTATTGATCTCCACTGAACTAGACAGAAACAGGAACCCCTCGTGCACCTCTTCCAACAGCGAGATAGCCTCCCTGCTTCTCAAACAGCGGGAAGTCGATCATTCAAGCACCACACCAAAGCACCCCGCCTCCCTGGACTCTCAGATTGTCATGGAAACAGAAGTGTATGCTGATGGGGAAGACGTTATCTCCATGACAGCCAATCGGCTCAGTGCTGTGATCCAGGCCTTCTACATGTGCTGCTCTTGCCAGATGCCACAAGG AATGACATCCCCTCACTTCATTGAGTTTGTCTGCAAGCACGATGAGGTGCTGAAGTGCTTTGTAAACAG GAATCCAAAGATAATCTTTAACCACTTTCACTTCCTGCTGGAATGTCCAGAGCTGATGTCGCGTTTTATGCATATCATTAAGGGCCAG CCCTTCAAGGATCGCTGTGAGTGGTTTTACGAGCACCTTCTGGCCGGACAGCCAGACTCAGACATGGTTCATCGACCAGTTAATGAGAGTGACATCCTGCTCATCCATCGAg ACTCAATATTTCGGAGCAGCTGCGAGATGGTTTCAAAGTCCACGAATGAGAAACTGAAGCAAGGGATTGCTGTTCGCTTTCATGGCGAGGAAGGGATG GGTCAGGGTGTTGTCCGGGAATGGTTTGACGTTCTGTCCAATGAGATCATCAATCCAGACTACGCTCTTTTTACTCAGTCAGCTGATG GGACCACGTTCCAGCCCAACAGCAACTCCTCTGTAAACCCAGACCACCTGAACTACTTCCAATTTGCAGGCCAGATCTTGGGTTTGGCTCTGTATCACAGGCAGCTGGTTAATATCTATTTCACCCGCTCCTTCTACAAACACATCCTGG GAATCCCAGTGAATTACCAGGATGTCTCATCCATTGATCCAGAGTATGCGAAGAACCTGCAGTGGATTTTAGACAATGACATTAGCGATCTGGGTCTGGAACTCACCTTTTCTGTGGAAACAGATGTGTTCGGTGCCATGGAGGAAGTTCCGCTCAAACCAGGAGGCACAAGCATTGTTGTGACTCAGGACAATAAG GCAGAGTATGTCCAGCTGGTGACTGAGCTGAGAATGACAAGGGCCATCCAGCCTCAGATAAATGCCTTCTTGCAAGGATTCCACACTTTCATCCCAGTCTCGCTCATTCAGCTTTTTGATGAATACGAATTG GAGCTCCTCCTGTCAGGGATGCCAGAGATTGATGTGCAGGATTGGTACAGAAACACTGAGTACACCAGTGGCTACGACCCTCAGGAGCCAGTCATCCAG TGGTTTTGGGAAGTGGTGCAGGGTCTCACCCAGGAGGAACGAGTTCTGATGCTTCAGTTTGTCACTGGAAG TTCCAGGGTTCCTCATGGTGGCTTTGCCTATTTGATGGGAGGGAGCGGTTTACAGAAGTTCACTATTGCTGCCGTGCCATACACCTCCAACCTTCTGCCTACCTCCAGTACTTG TATCAACATGCTGAAGCTGCCAGAATACCCCAGCCAGGAAATTCTGAGAGACCGCCTCCTGGTAGCGTTGCATTGTGGGAGCTACGGGTATACCATGGCATAA